A single genomic interval of Helianthus annuus cultivar XRQ/B chromosome 13, HanXRQr2.0-SUNRISE, whole genome shotgun sequence harbors:
- the LOC110902482 gene encoding putative germin-like protein 2-1 — MMSRILIFGVLLATCSIAFASDPSPLQDFCVADANSPVLVNGVVCKDAKLVKADDFLFRGLHVMGNTSNDVGSNVTAVTVAELAGLNTLGISLARIDFAPGGINPPHTHPRATEVLTVIEGSLLVGFVTSNPDNRLFTKMLEKGDVFVFPQGLIHFQKNVGYGHALAIAGLSSQNPGVITIANAVFGSNPDIAEDILAKAFQVDIKVVRQIQSKF; from the exons ATGATGTCTCGTATTCTTATTTTCGGTGTCCTGTTGGCAACATGTTCGATTGCTTTTGCTTCGGACCCTAGTCCTCTCCAGGACTTTTGTGTGGCAGATGCAAACAGCCCAG TACTCGTGAATGGTGTGGTTTGCAAAGATGCAAAGCTTGTGAAAGCAGATGATTTTCTCTTTAGAGGGCTTCACGTAATGGGAAATACGTCGAATGACGTGGGTTCTAATGTGACTGCTGTGACAGTAGCAGAGTTAGCAGGACTCAACACTCTTGGTATTTCCTTGGCTCGTATTGACTTTGCTCCAGGGGGTATTAACCCTCCACACACGCACCCTCGAGCCACTGAAGTTTTGACCGTCATTGAAGGTAGTCTTCTGGTTGGTTTTGTCACATCTAACCCTGATAACCGCCTATTCACAAAAATGCTTGAGAAGGGTGACGTGTTTGTGTTTCCACAAGGTCTAATTCACTTCCAGAAAAACGTGGGATATGGGCACGCACTTGCTATTGCCGGTTTGAGCAGTCAAAATCCAGGTGTCATTACCATAGCAAATGCTGTGTTTGGATCAAACCCTGACATCGCTGAGGATATTCTTGCAAAGGCCTTTCAAGTTGACATCAAGGTGGTTCGTCAAATTCAATCAAAATTCTGA